GGAAAAGACGATGGGTATCACCAGCGAGCGTGACTTCCCCGCCTTCGCGAAACAGACCTTCCGCGATTGGTGGGCCGACCGCGGCGGTCAGGCCCAATCACGGGAGAACGCGAGAGCCGCCCGCAGGCGCCGCGGTCTCCCCGAGGACGCCGACAAGAAAGTGGCGTACTTCCACGGCTGCTACTCCAACTACAACACGCCGGAGGTGGGCAAGGCGATGGTCCGGGTGTACGAGGAGTTCGGCTACGAGGTCGTCGCGCCCGAGCAGAAATGTTCGGGGACGCCGATGTTCGCCAACGGCATGCTCGACGACGCCCGCCGCCACGCCGAGACGAACGTCTCGTCGATGTCCGAACTCGTCGACGAGGGATACCACGCCATTGCCTCCTGTACCTCGTGTTCGATGGCGCTACGGCAGGAATACCCCGAGCTGTTCGACATCGACGGTATCGACAAAGTGGCGGAGAACACCTTCGAAGCCGTCGAGTACCTCCGTATCCACGAGGACCTCAAGGGCGAAGTGCAGGCGGCTGACGTTGACGGCGACCTCGCCGAGGAGTTCGCCTACCACGCCCCGTGTCACTCACGCAACCAGGGACTTGACCGCCAGGCCGTCGAACTGTTCCGCGACCTCGACGGCGCTGAAGTCGAGGACGTGGGCGACTCCTGTTCCGGCATCTCGGGAACCTACGGCTGGAAGGAAGAGAAATACGAGAAGTCGATGGAAATCGGCGAGGAGATGTTCGAGCACATGGAACACGCCGAGGGCGAAACCGGCATGACCGAGTGCCCGACCTGCGCGATGCAGATGGAACACGGCAGCGGCTACGAGATCCGGCATCCGCTCGAACTGCTCGAAGCCGCGCTGGTGGAGTAACTGAAAAACTCGGTTTCTGCGGTCTTAGTCCTCGCCGCGGACGAACGTGACCGGACACGGTGCGTTCAGCATGACTTCCTGTGCGGTGGAGCCGAAGACGGCCTTCCCGGTCGGCGAGCGCTTGCGGCCGCCGACGACGACGAGGTCCGAGTCCGTCACCTCGG
The genomic region above belongs to Haloarcula hispanica ATCC 33960 and contains:
- a CDS encoding anaerobic glycerol-3-phosphate dehydrogenase subunit C, encoding MSDAETPPDFDPVAPNTGEEFEPVDVFPDSDDFDLRPGADSCYKCSTCDTNCPVAEVDDDFPGPKFQGPEQWRLKQSDDDHEIDDSVMDCSNCMRCDNACPSGVPLSQMHNTARGEYVSEQMDKLSVEYIRNRILANYRTSAFLASKVPRLANFAMNFGPARWVMEKTMGITSERDFPAFAKQTFRDWWADRGGQAQSRENARAARRRRGLPEDADKKVAYFHGCYSNYNTPEVGKAMVRVYEEFGYEVVAPEQKCSGTPMFANGMLDDARRHAETNVSSMSELVDEGYHAIASCTSCSMALRQEYPELFDIDGIDKVAENTFEAVEYLRIHEDLKGEVQAADVDGDLAEEFAYHAPCHSRNQGLDRQAVELFRDLDGAEVEDVGDSCSGISGTYGWKEEKYEKSMEIGEEMFEHMEHAEGETGMTECPTCAMQMEHGSGYEIRHPLELLEAALVE